Below is a window of Pseudomonas sp. B21-040 DNA.
AACGCAGCCCACGGGCCAACACCATCTTCTCGACGTCACGGCCGAAACGCACCATGTCTTCAATGCTGTCACTGTGGCTGACACGCACGACGTCCTGCTCGATGATCGGCCCGGCGTCCAACTCTTCCGTCACGTAGTGGCACGTCGCGCCGATCAACTTCACACCGCGCATGGAGGCCTGGTGATACGGCTTGGCCCCCACGAACGACGGCAGGAAGCTGTGATGAATGTTGATCACTTTATGGGCATATTCGCTGCACAACTCGGGCGGCAGGATCTGCATGTAACGGGCAAGTACCACCACTTCGGCGTCGTGCTGTTTGACCAGGCGCGAAACTTCAGTGAAGGCTGGTTGCTTATCCTGCGGATTGACCGGGACGTGGTAATACGGAATGCCGTGCCACTCGACCATGCTGCGCAAGTCATCGTGGTTGGAAATCACACAGGAGATTTCGCAATCCAGTTCGTCACTGTGCCAGCGGTGCAACAAGTCGG
It encodes the following:
- the purU gene encoding formyltetrahydrofolate deformylase, whose protein sequence is MRTFRLVIACPDRVGIVAKVSNFLASHNGWITEASHHSDNLSGWFFMRHEIRADSLPFGIEAFREAFAPIAEEFSMNWRITDTAQKKRVVLMASRESHCLADLLHRWHSDELDCEISCVISNHDDLRSMVEWHGIPYYHVPVNPQDKQPAFTEVSRLVKQHDAEVVVLARYMQILPPELCSEYAHKVINIHHSFLPSFVGAKPYHQASMRGVKLIGATCHYVTEELDAGPIIEQDVVRVSHSDSIEDMVRFGRDVEKMVLARGLRYHLEDRVLVHGNKTVVF